The window TCCCAGACGAAACCATAGACCCACTTCCAAATGCATCACGATCTTTAGTTCCAATTAACTTAATACAAGGTGCTCCATTCATTCCATCAACTGAGTATATACCAAACTGTGCTTTAAGTATTGGCTTGACTCCTTGATTTTTCTTATTCCTCAGGATCTCTTTTTTCATGTCTGTCAGATGTTTCTCTTTGTGCTTCTTAAGCTTTGTACTCATTTTGTTCAAATCTTCGGAATTTTGAGCACATATCTCCAACATCTCATCAGTTAAAGCAACATTGCCAGCTGTTGTTGCACATATTTTGTCAGTCACTTTGTATATCTTCTTATCATTTCCTTTTAGCACAAACAAATTGTCTTGTGGTGTAGAGGAAGAACATGTACGCCCATCTGATACTATATATATAGTATCACCATTTATGTATGATATGGTGGTTGTCCCCCTTCCAACCCTGAAAAGGAAGCTCGTGAGTACTATGCAACCATTTATGCATCAAACATAACTAAGAACAATGTTCAAACATATGTGGATCAAATGATCATGTTGTAGTTACACTATAAATGCTCAACAAAAGACCAATTGAACTTACAGCAGCCCTTTGGACCACTATTTATATCAATAGTTTTATGTTACATCATATAGTGACATGATTTCTGGAATATGAATGTGCATGTACATTTAGTTCTGATGTTGTGTATGCCTTAAAACTGATATGTGCAGTTTGAAGATTTTGCATTTGGGTTAATGCAAGGAATTTCTGGTTTTTTTACAAGGAAAAAAATTCCTTGCAGAAGGCCATTTTTCTTGTAGTGTTTTGGGTTTGAAGCAATGAAGGGAATAAGTTATTGGTTTGTTATAGCTCTTCAAATCATAAGTTATTACTTTTTCCTCCAAGTAATGGTCTTATGTTCATGATGCAGGTACTTACTTGGTTTCCCCCTTTTCTAACCTTCTCAATCATGAGCATAAAATTGAGCTTCTTTATGTGTTTCCTCTACTGACTGTGTCTTCTTACGACTTATCTAAGTGGAAAGATTCACTTTTTTTGTTTTCTATGCCAGGTAGAGCAACTTTATGCAGATTAGAGAATACCTATATCAGTAGTAATGTAGTATACCTTACACTAATCCTAATCATTTGTCCCTTCTTTATGAAAAACTAAAAAGAATACAATTTGAACTCAAACTTGAATGCATTGAAATATAAAAGAAATTTGTAGCACCTACTTGTTCTCTGAATCAGAGGTAGAATCCATCTTGTCCCACCACCACCAATACTCAACCTTTCCTACAAAAATAAACCAAAACCTTGAAAATCAACAAAAAGATTGAATCTTTACTGTGTTTTTGTGTTGAAATACAATTTTCAGTGTATGAGAGAGGGAGAGAGGTTAATGGTATAAAGAGAGAGGAAGAGAAAGAAGTTAGCTTACAGAGCTTAGGTTGTGCTTGAGAGAGAGAGAGAGGGAGGGGGGTGGAGGAGGAGGCAGTCACAGAGCTTAGTCTCCCTGTTAAGAAATGTATTTCTTCTTCTTGAGAGAGAGAGAGAGAGAGAGAGAGAGAGAGAGAGAGAAAGGTGGGAGGCAGTCACAGAGCTTAATCTCCCCTGTTGAGAACATGTTTTTCTTCTTCTTCTTCTTCATTAGAGTTAGCTTTAGTGCTAATCAAAGCTTGCCATTTCTAGTATAGAACGCTGCTTCTCTAGGTTTTGATTGGTAGAGACTATATGGGTTTAGAGTGGGGCTATGTGCGTATCTATGGTGGGGTTTAGACAGATGTCACCCACTAAAGAAGAAGAGTCCAAAAAATATACTTCGAATTCATGAACCCTCCCAGGAAGCATAACTTCATTAACTGCTTTGGTAGTTTGGTAGTTGTTTGGCAGATATTTCAAATTTATGTGTCAAATAAATTAGAAGTGTAACCTTTATTCCTAAGTGAATAATGTTTTCAGGAACACTGGTTTTACCAGTCAAAAGAAAAATGGACACTATTGCTCTTGATTGGAGGTCTCTTATATACAAGTGCTCCCAAATACATTTCAAACACATGAATTTTTGAAAGGAACTTCCCATATGCTGCAAACTGAAGCGATTCAGCAACATTGAGCAACCCCTCAAGGCCTCAACTCCCGCTACTCGGCTCTTCCTCCAGTCATTCTTTGCGGCCAGGCCTCCATTGACATTCAGCCTCTCTTGATGGCATTGAAGATCTAGATTAGTTTGTTTCGGCAAAAGCCCTCAGTTAACCTTGGAGGCTAAAGCAGGGGTATTAAATTATTAATATTCAATACTTGTCCCAAAAAGAAGATAAACAAAAAAAAAATATAACAAAAGGAGCAGCAAGATTGGAGAGAGCAAGTCAATTGCTGTTCCTGAAGTTATATTCACAATGGGATGTAAAAAAATGCCTACCTTTTTAAACAACTTGATAATCATAATCAACATCAGAAATATACAACACTAATCCTACTTCTCTTCATCTGAACAACTATCAGAACCAAAATAAATCTAACAATAATCCCGGGGGCTATCTGGTGTGTTCATACAACTCACCAGCACAGCATTCGATACAACTTATAGCTGAACTCGGCTACTTGCACAAATCCCTTGTCATTTAACAGCTGATACCCCCAACTTCAACCAAGTAGAACTCTCAATGACTTGCACTACCGGGGTCATGGGAAACCTTTAACAGCTGTTGGTCATCATCCCCTTTGTCACCTTCGTCATGCTAGATGCTGCTGTGCTGCTTTGCTATCATTCCGAATCCTATCAGCATATATAAGCAGACGAATGATCTCATATATCTCGTCCAACAAGATGTCCTCCGTAATATTATCCTTTATGCTTTTCATAACCTATAATCAAATAGCAACTATTGAGTATAATAGGATCAAACAGAATTAATAATAACAGATATGAAGCTACAATATCTGCACAGACCTGTCTGTAGGTATTGAATTCATTGGGAGTGGATTTATTGGTCCTGATACGCCCATACATTTGCTTCAAGAGTCCCAAGAACACTACTATTTTTCCTGAATAACAGAAGTCGTCTGAACCATCTGCTGCACATAAATTGTTACGAAAGTTAATTACAAGGTCTGAAAAGACACGCAAAACAAACCTAATAGAGCCAACCTGAGTGCAGAAGACTAACTTTATGACACAACTAGATGGAGCAATGAAACCAATACTTAATTTTATACAAAAAAGCACATAAGAGTGCGAGATAAAAGCCAGGCAACCGTTACATAAAATCTCATTGATAAGATAATAAATATCAAAACATGCTAAATGCATAGCAGAATTGGGTCACTATATCAAGAGAAAAATAACAGATTTCCAGGCAAGAGTACTGTCTATTCCCAAAGCCAGGACTTTATGATATTAAATGATTCCCCAGGGTCTCTCATAATAATTAAGGAACAAAACATAGAAAACGTATAGTATAAAAAAAACAAAGATACCTTTGAATGTGACCCTATTTCCTTCCATTATTTTCTTCTTTCCATGTTCGTGTAGAAAAAGCAGTTGCCAATCGTTTTTCCCAACCTACCAGAAAAAAGTAGCTATATGAGAAAACAACGACAATCTTGAAGATTAAAAAGGAATATCATGCGCACCATTTCAATAATAATAAAGGGAAGAGAACAACCTCAAACAGAAAATCCATCGAGTTCATTTCAGGATATTTCCACTTTAGAAGTCCTTCATGTGTAAGGGGAACATATGGATCATACCAGCCCTTGCAAATAAAAATTCTTTGAAACCAAGTATTAAGCACATAACAATCCCCAGCCAAAAGGTAAAATCTCAGCTTGATCATGAAGCACATAGGTTGCTCCTCTTTGCAGTACAAAACATATATATAGATCAACCACAGTCAAAAAGAAAGGGGGAAGAGAAGAAAAACTAGAGTCTTGAGAATTAAATAATTTTGAATCAGCATACATTAAGAAGTACAGTTGCTTCATTGGGAATTGATAAGGGAATTGTTGTTCAATGAGAAAACATAAAAGAGGTACTTTGCAATCTATGAGTATGATAAGAAGAAGAAAGAATTGTTGTAATCATTTGTTATGGTCAATTGACCACTTAAGATCCTCACTCACCTGAAAATAAGACCATCGGCCTCATGCGAAAGCTTTGGAATGAATTCCATCAAAATCTTGGTAACTGTTGAGAGCAACCAAAAGTCCTTCCTGCTTACCTGATAAACATACTGAGAAAATCAATCCCAGCAAAGTACTGGTTCAACTAGTTGAAGTCTACCCAGAGTTAATCGATACATACCCTGAATGGTTCCAAGTCAGATCTAGAGTAAGGATTCCTGCTTTGGTAAATATTGTGGCGCTCATGATTCCGAGGCTCTATGACCTCTTTCTATAGCATCTTCCACCAGCCGCTGCAACAATTCAAAGTGCTTGGCTGAGACTAACTTGATTTATTTTTGCGTCCAGAAATTCAAACATACCAAAACATCAAATACTAGCAGTTGGGAAAAGAGTATATTCGAACAGATAAAGCACAAAAGACAATGATTACATATGACTTAACTTGGAAACAACAGTTACTAACTGAAGCTGATATAACACAGTAATATCTCTACTCAATCATATGGTGCCCCAAAAGAAAAACCTCAAAGATTCAAACATCTTTGTGATTCTACCATATCAAATAATGAACAAGACTACAACGAGCACAATCCAATTTTCAACTACTTGTAGAGATCTGATACCGCTTCTGCATCAGAAGATTCACCTGTAACTGGTTCTAACTCTACATTAATTATATTACTATCCAGCACACTGGAGTTCTCTGGTGTTGGCATGGGATTTTGCATACATACACCAACTATGCTGAGATAGACAAATGATGGATAACCCTCCTACAATCCTATCAAATCAATGTGGACACGCTCATCCAAACTCTTTCCTATAGGTACATCTCACATTGATGTGCCATGATCAGCATCTTCCATTTCTACAACACCTTTTAAACCATCTCAGCAAAAACTCAACCAATTGGAGATCATTTGATCAAGCAGTTTTATCCAAAGAAAAAAGGAGACAGTTTTGGTAGAACAATCCTTTGTTTGATACAGTTCACTGACTAAACAATCTCCAATTCGACTGTACTTTATAACTATACTATATGACCATCCTTTCGTACAAATGGTCTTTAAAGAGTGATTCACAGCATTGATGGTCCAGATCATAGAACTATACCATATGACGAAAAAGGTAAGAGAGTGTGGACATCTGGACAAGACAAAATTTTTTTTAAAACTCTGGTGCTCTATTAAAAAAAATTAAATCTGGGATCACTTAACTAGGAAAAATATACAAAAAATGATACAGACAAGGGGCAAAATCAAACCTCTATGAGAGAAAGATGGTTGATGGCCATCATATCTTAGATACTGCATCTTCTCTCCTGCTTCTGTGAATCTGGCACAGTATCAAATACCATCTCCCCATACAAAAGCGTAAAGTGGTGAACCTTCTCCGCTGAAACCTTACAAACCAGAACAATAAAAAGGTCATTCAGACTGTGAAGAAAATATTAGTCATATCATTAAACTTTCAGTAAGACACAGCGGACGTACATCAATTGTGTGTTTGCAGGGGAATCTCATTTGTACCCTTCTAAAATTAAAACTCTTATCAATCAAGAAACATCCATCCATGGTTATTAAAATCATATATCTTGTTCCGTCAGCTTTCAATGTAGCATAATAATAACGAAGCCTCAAGAACTGTAAGTTGTCCCTGAAAGAACAGAAGTCCTTGTATCAAAATACATGAGAGACACTACGTGAATGAGAACTACCAAATAATCAACAGCAACTTGTTCAGCTCCTATAATGTACTACTAACAACGATTCAAAATCTCAATCGAAAAGCCCTAATTTATTCAGTGCTAGAAATGACGCCAACTACTGTATTCAGATATCATCGCAATCAATTTTTTTCCTCACAGATTATATTTTCTTGTAAAATGCAAAGCAGAAGGCATGTACAAGATAGGTAAATCTCAAACAGTGTTCAACTTAAGATGAAGGAAAATCAAGTCAAGTCAGCACAAGACTATGCAAACCTGCAAAGGAAAATCAAGTCCGATTGCGGTGAGGGGGAGGTAAACCCTAGCTGGTAGCTAGGGTTCTGAGTGGGATTGAGTGGAGTGCGATTTAGGAAAGAGATGGAAGGTTGTTTAGGGAGAGTGCGGTGGCCGTAGAAATGAGCGGGGGCGGTGAGTGTCACGCCTTTGCCTCCGGCACCGTGTCACCGCAACTATCTATGAGACTAGAGACTGTTAAGAGTGAACGGTAAATAGTAAAGATTACATAAGTAAAAAAGAGAGAATAAAATAGTGCTCCAAAAATTACCATATTAATTCTCCCAACCAGGGTGTAGGAGTCTCATCAACTGCATCCTCCTCTCTCTGTTTTCTCTCTGTTGTTAAACTCTCTTTGTTCTTGAAACTTACAATTCCGAGGGAAAATATTTGCGTCCAAACTTTATCTTATTTACACATGTAAGGTAAATCCATGATTGAACCGTCCATACATTTAGTCAAACTTTTGACGATCGTCTTAGCAAAAAAAAAAAAACAACCATCTTTATTAGTAGTTCTATAGCATCAAACAAATAGACAATTTTGATGAAAGTTAGCTCTCTTGTCAACATTCCACTAAACGGTTTTTCTTTTGATTTTTTACTGAGATGGTCATTAAAGAT of the Fragaria vesca subsp. vesca linkage group LG6, FraVesHawaii_1.0, whole genome shotgun sequence genome contains:
- the LOC101296697 gene encoding uncharacterized protein LOC101296697; translated protein: MCFMIKLRFYLLAGDCYVLNTWFQRIFICKGWYDPYVPLTHEGLLKWKYPEMNSMDFLFEVGKNDWQLLFLHEHGKKKIMEGNRVTFKDGSDDFCYSGKIVVFLGLLKQMYGRIRTNKSTPNEFNTYRQVMKSIKDNITEDILLDEIYEIIRLLIYADRIRNDSKAAQQHLA